The following proteins come from a genomic window of Natronosalvus vescus:
- a CDS encoding CPBP family intramembrane glutamic endopeptidase, translating into MTQWATFAVVTGVVLTVLLVLSYLTQQAFEEPSQQLVESQEWSPRDAEWEASDAERSAPHRSDPTESDDGEADSDVETVERGSTLEREGDSPSPEEPRSPPLSSGGTSPSNTGASDDVAPGHLETDTRSTASSSPDVRTPAQPAAGSRSSPHRRNDPRHLSTGMLLANVAFSQGLLAAVILGAAVYAAIPPEALGVRFDQEYLVTGLLVGTGIGIALYVANELGAGLSVRLGIDHDESLRELLAPEDARGWFLLLVFVLPIIAFFEELLFRAALIGALSAGFDVPIWLLAVGSSLAFAVGHGMQGTVGIIVTGALGLVLAALFIVTQSLLVVVVAHYLINALEFVVHEGLGLEWAQSPGEPITES; encoded by the coding sequence ATGACTCAGTGGGCGACGTTCGCCGTTGTTACGGGCGTCGTCCTGACGGTGTTGCTCGTTCTCTCGTACCTCACCCAACAGGCGTTCGAAGAGCCATCGCAACAGCTCGTGGAGTCCCAGGAATGGAGTCCTCGAGACGCCGAGTGGGAAGCGTCGGACGCGGAACGATCGGCCCCACACCGATCCGATCCCACTGAGTCGGACGACGGCGAGGCAGACTCCGATGTCGAAACAGTCGAGCGGGGATCCACCCTCGAGCGGGAGGGCGACTCGCCATCCCCCGAGGAGCCACGATCGCCCCCACTGAGCTCCGGTGGGACGTCCCCATCGAACACGGGTGCGTCGGACGATGTGGCTCCGGGTCACCTCGAGACCGATACTCGATCAACAGCGTCTTCCAGCCCCGACGTTCGAACACCAGCCCAGCCCGCAGCCGGGTCTCGATCGTCACCGCATCGACGGAACGATCCACGCCACCTCTCGACGGGGATGTTGCTCGCGAACGTCGCCTTCTCACAGGGGCTCCTCGCTGCCGTCATCCTCGGGGCAGCGGTGTACGCCGCGATCCCGCCCGAAGCCCTCGGCGTACGGTTCGACCAGGAGTATCTGGTCACCGGACTGCTCGTTGGAACGGGAATCGGTATCGCCCTCTACGTGGCGAACGAGCTCGGTGCGGGGCTATCCGTCCGCCTGGGCATCGATCACGACGAATCCCTCCGCGAATTACTCGCCCCCGAGGACGCTCGTGGCTGGTTCCTGCTGCTCGTGTTCGTCCTCCCGATAATCGCGTTTTTCGAGGAACTGCTCTTTCGAGCCGCGCTGATCGGCGCACTCTCAGCCGGGTTCGACGTCCCGATCTGGCTGCTCGCAGTCGGCTCTTCGCTCGCGTTTGCCGTCGGCCACGGGATGCAAGGCACCGTCGGAATCATCGTCACCGGCGCGCTCGGACTCGTCCTGGCGGCGCTGTTCATCGTCACCCAGAGCCTGCTCGTCGTCGTCGTCGCTCATTACCTCATCAACGCCCTCGAGTTCGTCGTCCACGAGGGGCTTGGTCTCGAGTGGGCGCAATCGCCTGGCGAGCCGATCACGGAAAGCTAA
- a CDS encoding helix-turn-helix domain-containing protein gives MAKYSTGSSSSGGGTTCELCGAESDSLTRATVAGADLEVCPDCAPHSDQQQSGRSRSRGGRSGSQSSDEPSRKKKAAQNVARANPIWDGDSEHWEKEGTNYDDDPLPYLVSGYGDRLEQARQEAGFKRDELADELGCRESDLLAIEQGRATQAGVGGGLITALEDVLDVELAE, from the coding sequence ATGGCCAAATACTCCACGGGCTCGTCGTCGAGTGGCGGCGGGACGACCTGTGAGCTCTGTGGTGCCGAGAGCGACTCGCTCACTCGAGCAACGGTCGCCGGCGCCGACCTCGAGGTCTGCCCGGACTGTGCCCCCCACAGCGACCAGCAACAATCCGGCCGCTCCCGCTCCCGAGGCGGGCGGTCGGGCTCGCAGTCGTCGGACGAACCGAGCAGAAAGAAGAAAGCGGCCCAGAACGTCGCCCGTGCGAACCCCATCTGGGACGGCGACTCCGAACACTGGGAAAAGGAGGGGACGAACTACGACGACGATCCCCTCCCGTATCTCGTCTCCGGCTACGGTGATCGCCTCGAGCAGGCCCGTCAGGAGGCGGGGTTCAAACGGGACGAACTCGCCGACGAACTGGGCTGTCGGGAGTCAGATCTGCTGGCGATCGAACAGGGACGAGCGACCCAGGCAGGCGTCGGCGGCGGGCTGATTACGGCACTTGAGGACGTCCTCGACGTCGAACTCGCCGAGTAG
- a CDS encoding MGMT family protein, with protein MDDLADAGIYSFESSFLDRYVQVGIASGRVVSVSFPDQPDPNAVEGDHPILERIDEYLEGVSEVAFDDVELALTVPTDQRAVLEQVRAIPYGESVGVQSIARMTPGLDPDDDDDAILIRTTLDENPIPIVIPDHRVRDGPSAAPPPVEQKLRSLEEL; from the coding sequence ATGGACGATCTCGCTGACGCGGGGATCTACTCCTTCGAATCCTCGTTTCTCGACCGCTACGTACAGGTCGGCATCGCGAGCGGTCGCGTGGTGTCCGTCTCGTTTCCCGACCAGCCCGACCCGAACGCCGTCGAGGGTGATCATCCGATCCTCGAGCGAATCGACGAGTACCTCGAGGGTGTCTCGGAGGTCGCCTTCGACGACGTCGAACTCGCGCTCACCGTGCCCACGGATCAGCGCGCCGTGCTCGAGCAGGTCAGAGCGATCCCCTACGGCGAAAGCGTCGGCGTTCAATCGATCGCCCGCATGACGCCGGGGCTGGATCCCGACGATGACGACGACGCGATCCTCATCCGGACGACCCTCGACGAGAACCCAATTCCGATCGTCATTCCCGACCATCGGGTTCGAGACGGGCCGAGTGCGGCCCCACCGCCGGTCGAACAGAAGTTGCGATCGCTCGAGGAGCTATGA
- a CDS encoding transcription elongation factor Spt5 — MAIFAVKTTASQEQTVADMIINREEPDVHAALAPDSLTSYVMVEADNDAVLERLLEDIPHARTVIPGKSDITEVEHFLSPKPDVEGIAEGDIVELIAGPFKGEKAQVQRIDEGKDQVTVELYEATVPIPVTVRGDQIRVLDSDER; from the coding sequence ATGGCCATCTTCGCAGTCAAAACCACGGCGAGTCAGGAGCAGACCGTCGCCGACATGATCATTAACCGCGAAGAACCGGACGTACACGCCGCCCTCGCCCCCGACTCGCTGACCTCCTACGTGATGGTCGAGGCCGACAACGACGCCGTACTCGAGCGGTTGCTCGAGGACATTCCTCACGCGCGAACGGTAATTCCCGGGAAGTCGGACATCACCGAAGTCGAGCACTTCCTCTCACCCAAGCCGGACGTGGAGGGGATCGCCGAGGGCGACATCGTCGAACTCATCGCTGGCCCGTTCAAGGGCGAGAAGGCGCAGGTACAGCGGATCGACGAAGGGAAAGATCAGGTGACCGTCGAGTTGTACGAGGCGACGGTGCCGATTCCGGTGACAGTTCGGGGCGATCAGATTCGGGTGCTGGATTCCGACGAGCGGTAA
- a CDS encoding DUF7565 family protein: MAWECGIDDCGAVFDDVESAIAHQVQTHERLECDVCGTIVPDGYLAIRHVFTEHSRAEYVRAYGADAEDVRHREDLLEEIDGVVDTQRLAEFLEGPS; the protein is encoded by the coding sequence ATGGCCTGGGAATGTGGAATCGACGACTGTGGGGCAGTGTTCGACGACGTCGAGTCGGCTATTGCGCACCAGGTACAAACGCACGAACGCCTCGAGTGTGACGTCTGCGGGACGATCGTCCCCGACGGCTATCTCGCGATCCGACACGTGTTCACCGAACACAGCCGCGCGGAGTACGTCCGCGCCTACGGTGCCGACGCCGAGGACGTCCGTCACCGAGAGGATCTGTTAGAGGAGATCGACGGGGTGGTGGATACACAGCGCCTCGCGGAGTTCCTCGAGGGGCCGTCCTGA
- a CDS encoding DUF5615 family PIN-like protein, with the protein MKLLIDVMCGGLVAHCRMCGHDTLYAGDRDLEHDDDVLEAATREGRTVVTRDVELARRADDSILLESRDVSDQLRTLYEAGVDLTLPSEPWRCGRCNGELEAVSVGFTTPSYAPDTSERPVWQCRTCDQHFWKGSHWDRVRRTLAVARGDESLESSTADRSADRDQGS; encoded by the coding sequence ATGAAACTCCTCATCGACGTCATGTGCGGCGGTCTCGTCGCTCACTGTCGGATGTGTGGCCACGACACGCTGTACGCCGGCGATCGCGACCTGGAGCACGACGACGATGTCCTCGAAGCCGCCACCAGGGAGGGACGAACCGTCGTCACACGGGACGTCGAACTCGCTCGGCGGGCCGACGATAGCATCCTCCTCGAGTCCCGGGACGTTTCCGATCAGTTACGCACACTGTACGAGGCTGGCGTCGATCTCACGCTGCCATCCGAACCGTGGCGCTGTGGGCGGTGCAACGGGGAACTCGAGGCAGTCTCCGTCGGGTTCACCACGCCGTCATACGCACCGGATACCAGCGAACGTCCCGTCTGGCAGTGCCGGACGTGCGACCAGCACTTCTGGAAAGGCAGTCACTGGGATCGGGTTCGGCGAACGCTCGCCGTTGCTCGAGGGGACGAGTCACTCGAGTCGAGTACCGCTGATCGGTCGGCCGATCGTGATCAGGGTTCGTGA
- a CDS encoding SAM hydrolase/SAM-dependent halogenase family protein, producing MITLSSDFGSPYPAAMKGVLLERTDSRLVDVAHDFPRGDIRASAFWLREVLPYYPPATHLVVVDPGVGTDRHAIVVRAGDHVLVGPDNGVLLPVAQRLAGQGGDGHDGAFADALDVFRVDEDGLETPVPTGSESADGSTTFHGRDVFAPAAAAVESRRVSLDQLSWSSPLESPVEYRLPAAEVSDERVAGEVLVVDDFGNLITNVPGTVLEDVTEIVANGDRIPVGDAFATVHPGERVALVGSHGNVELDVNDGRGDDAFGLEAGDDVVLEWV from the coding sequence ATGATCACCCTGTCCTCGGATTTTGGGTCGCCGTACCCTGCAGCGATGAAGGGAGTGTTGCTCGAGCGCACCGACAGCCGATTGGTCGACGTCGCCCACGACTTCCCGCGGGGCGATATCCGGGCGAGTGCGTTCTGGCTTCGCGAGGTACTCCCGTACTATCCGCCGGCGACCCACCTCGTGGTCGTCGACCCTGGAGTCGGCACCGATCGACACGCGATCGTCGTTCGAGCCGGTGACCACGTCCTCGTCGGGCCGGATAACGGGGTTCTTCTCCCGGTTGCTCAGCGGCTGGCCGGGCAGGGTGGCGACGGTCACGACGGCGCTTTCGCCGATGCACTCGATGTCTTCAGGGTCGACGAAGACGGCCTCGAGACGCCGGTTCCGACGGGGAGCGAGTCAGCCGACGGGAGTACCACGTTCCACGGCCGCGACGTCTTCGCCCCCGCAGCGGCCGCCGTCGAGAGCCGAAGGGTATCGCTCGACCAATTATCCTGGTCGTCACCGCTCGAATCGCCCGTGGAGTATCGGCTCCCAGCGGCCGAGGTCTCCGACGAGCGCGTGGCTGGCGAAGTGCTCGTCGTCGACGACTTCGGGAATCTAATTACGAATGTTCCAGGAACGGTGCTCGAGGACGTCACGGAGATCGTCGCGAACGGCGATCGGATACCGGTTGGCGACGCGTTCGCCACCGTCCACCCCGGAGAACGGGTCGCCCTCGTCGGCAGCCACGGCAACGTCGAACTGGACGTCAACGACGGCCGCGGCGACGACGCGTTCGGACTCGAGGCGGGTGACGACGTCGTTCTCGAGTGGGTGTGA
- a CDS encoding PHP-associated domain-containing protein: MSDGEPVRVDCHVKVLNDRVVEYARQAGIEVLVYAPHFTRLPEIREQAWAYSTEAVQVFPAREVFTGSWRDRKHVLAIGLEEAVPDFITLEAAMEEFERQGAAVLAPHPEFLNVSLTGDDLRRYREIIDAVEIFNPKHLPVHNRRAKRLASELDLAQFTSSYAHLPSSVGVSHVAFERPIETEADLVEALREDAPRRIVYDNGFRRVRTTTAELGHLLYENTWEKIDRLLLSGTEPTHPDHIFYEGRFDDVSVY, translated from the coding sequence GTGAGCGATGGAGAGCCTGTCCGAGTCGATTGCCACGTGAAGGTGCTGAACGATCGTGTCGTCGAGTACGCTCGACAGGCCGGCATCGAGGTCCTGGTGTACGCCCCTCATTTCACCCGACTCCCAGAGATCCGCGAGCAGGCGTGGGCGTACTCGACGGAGGCTGTACAGGTATTCCCGGCACGGGAGGTGTTCACGGGATCGTGGCGTGACCGAAAACACGTCCTCGCGATCGGGCTCGAGGAAGCGGTGCCCGATTTTATTACGCTCGAAGCCGCGATGGAGGAGTTCGAGCGCCAGGGGGCAGCAGTGCTGGCTCCCCATCCGGAGTTTCTGAACGTCTCATTGACTGGTGACGATCTCCGCCGATACCGAGAGATCATCGACGCCGTCGAAATTTTCAATCCGAAACACCTGCCGGTGCACAACCGACGGGCGAAACGACTCGCCAGCGAACTCGACCTCGCTCAGTTCACCTCCTCGTACGCCCACCTCCCGAGTTCGGTGGGCGTCTCACACGTCGCGTTCGAGCGACCGATCGAGACGGAAGCCGACCTCGTGGAGGCACTTCGCGAAGATGCACCGCGACGCATCGTCTACGACAACGGATTCCGCCGCGTGCGGACGACTACGGCGGAACTCGGTCACCTCCTGTACGAAAACACCTGGGAAAAAATCGATCGACTGCTCCTCTCGGGGACGGAGCCCACTCATCCCGACCACATCTTCTACGAGGGACGTTTTGACGACGTCTCGGTGTACTGA
- a CDS encoding mandelate racemase/muconate lactonizing enzyme family protein yields MGIDYSQLHDPNAEYTMRDLSAETMGVTAKRGGGRDVEITDVQTTMVDGNFPWTLVRIYTDAGIVGTGEAYWGAGVAELVERMTPFLRGENPLDIDRLTEHLVQKMSGEGSLAGVTVTAISGIEIALHDLAGKILEVPAYQLLGGKYRDEMRVYCDCHTEEEADPIACAEEAERVVDDLGYDALKFDLDVPSGHEKDRANRHLRDIEIEHKASIVEAVTEAVGHRADVAFDCHWTFSAGSAKRLAERLEEYNVWWLEDPVPPENHDVQREVTQSTTTPITVGENVYRKHGQRQLLEKQAVDIIAPDMPKVGGMRETRKIADLADMYYVPVAMHNVASPIATMASAHVGAAIPNSLAVEYHSYELGWWEDLVEEDVIEEGYIEIPEEPGLGLTLDMDAVEEHMVEGEELFDEA; encoded by the coding sequence ATGGGCATCGATTATTCGCAGCTACACGACCCCAACGCCGAGTACACGATGCGGGATCTCTCGGCTGAGACGATGGGCGTCACCGCAAAGCGCGGGGGCGGACGCGACGTCGAGATTACCGACGTGCAGACGACGATGGTCGACGGAAACTTCCCGTGGACGCTCGTCCGGATCTACACGGACGCGGGCATCGTCGGCACCGGTGAGGCCTACTGGGGCGCAGGCGTCGCCGAACTCGTCGAGCGAATGACGCCGTTCCTGCGAGGGGAGAACCCCCTCGACATCGACCGATTGACCGAACACCTCGTGCAGAAGATGTCCGGGGAAGGATCGCTCGCCGGCGTTACCGTCACCGCCATTTCGGGCATCGAAATCGCGCTCCACGACCTCGCCGGAAAGATCCTCGAGGTGCCCGCCTACCAGCTTCTGGGCGGGAAATACCGCGACGAGATGCGCGTTTACTGTGATTGTCACACCGAGGAGGAAGCCGACCCGATCGCCTGTGCCGAGGAAGCCGAACGGGTCGTCGACGACCTCGGCTACGACGCGCTAAAGTTCGACCTCGACGTGCCCTCCGGGCACGAGAAGGATCGCGCGAACCGCCACCTGCGCGACATCGAAATCGAACACAAAGCGAGCATCGTCGAGGCCGTCACCGAAGCCGTGGGCCACAGAGCCGACGTCGCGTTCGACTGCCACTGGACGTTCTCCGCCGGCAGCGCCAAGCGTCTGGCCGAACGCCTCGAGGAGTACAACGTCTGGTGGCTCGAGGATCCCGTTCCGCCGGAGAATCACGACGTCCAGCGGGAGGTCACCCAGTCGACGACGACGCCGATCACCGTCGGCGAGAACGTCTACCGAAAGCACGGCCAGCGGCAGTTGCTCGAGAAGCAGGCGGTCGACATCATCGCACCGGACATGCCGAAAGTCGGCGGGATGCGCGAGACGCGGAAGATCGCCGATTTGGCGGACATGTACTACGTTCCGGTGGCGATGCACAACGTCGCGTCGCCGATTGCGACGATGGCGTCAGCTCACGTCGGCGCAGCGATTCCGAACTCGCTGGCGGTCGAGTACCACAGCTACGAACTCGGCTGGTGGGAGGATCTGGTCGAGGAGGACGTCATCGAGGAGGGTTACATCGAGATCCCCGAGGAGCCCGGTCTCGGCCTGACGCTCGACATGGACGCCGTCGAAGAACACATGGTCGAGGGCGAGGAGTTGTTCGACGAAGCGTAA
- the lonB gene encoding ATP-dependent protease LonB, producing the protein MSNDTNVDGPSTDEDGDPEEGHQSTDTAPHDGDDEPKSPDGSATDGTGDSQSDPVERDSETDPDDPLEDSLAKLEEGIDGAAGVDAHEEPADDDDDIETIEDLGSAVEVDPGVEIDEEIAEDDLLGGLKIDSTADIEVPDRLVDQVIGQDEARDIIIKAAKQRRHVMMIGSPGTGKSMLAKAMSQLLPQEDLQDVLVYHNPDDGNEPKVRTVPAGKGEQIIDAHKEEARKRNQMRSILMWIIIAIIVVYALIARQILLGILAAGIIWLIFRYTSRGMDAMVPNMIVNNGEQRTAPFEDATGAHAGALLGDVRHDPFQSGGMETPSHDRVEPGSIHKSNKGVLFVDEINTLDVRTQQKLMTAIQEGEFAITGQSERSSGAMVQTEPVPCDFVMIAAGNLDAMENMHPALRSRIKGYGYEVYMDDTIEDTPEMRRKYARFIAQEVERDGRLPHFTRDAVEEVILEAMRRAGRKEHLTLLFRNLGGLVRVAGDIARAEDTEFTTREHVLQAKSRSRSIEQQLADDYIERRKDYELQVNKGGVEGRVNGLAVMGEDSGIMLPVMAEIAPAQGQGQVIATGQLKEMAEESVQNVSAIIKKFSDVNLSEKDVHIQFVQAGQQGVDGDSASITVATAVISALEDIPVDQSVAMTGSLSVRGDVLPVGGVTHKIEAAAKAGCDKVIIPKTNEQDVMIEDEYKEMIEIIPCDNISEVLEVALIGEPEKDSLLDRLKFITGSALEGQSTVTGTGTGSNPSPQ; encoded by the coding sequence ATGAGCAACGATACGAACGTTGACGGCCCGTCAACGGACGAGGACGGGGATCCCGAGGAGGGACACCAGTCCACGGACACTGCCCCCCACGATGGCGACGACGAGCCAAAGTCACCCGATGGCTCCGCTACCGATGGGACTGGCGATTCCCAGTCGGATCCAGTCGAACGGGACAGCGAAACCGATCCCGACGACCCGCTCGAGGACTCGCTGGCCAAACTCGAGGAGGGAATTGACGGAGCGGCGGGCGTCGACGCACACGAGGAACCTGCAGACGACGATGACGATATCGAGACGATCGAAGACCTGGGAAGCGCTGTCGAGGTCGATCCCGGCGTCGAAATCGACGAAGAAATCGCCGAGGACGACCTTCTCGGTGGCTTAAAAATCGACTCGACGGCCGATATAGAGGTGCCTGATCGACTCGTCGATCAGGTGATCGGACAGGACGAGGCACGAGACATCATCATCAAGGCGGCCAAGCAGCGTCGTCACGTAATGATGATCGGCTCTCCCGGGACGGGGAAGTCGATGCTCGCGAAGGCGATGAGCCAACTTCTTCCGCAGGAGGATCTCCAGGACGTTCTCGTCTACCACAACCCCGACGACGGCAACGAGCCAAAGGTTCGGACGGTGCCCGCCGGAAAGGGCGAACAGATCATCGACGCACACAAAGAGGAAGCCCGTAAGCGCAACCAGATGCGATCGATCCTGATGTGGATCATCATCGCGATCATCGTCGTCTACGCGCTGATTGCCCGACAGATCCTACTGGGTATCCTCGCTGCAGGTATCATCTGGCTGATCTTCCGCTACACCTCCCGTGGCATGGATGCCATGGTGCCGAACATGATCGTCAACAACGGCGAGCAGCGCACGGCACCGTTCGAGGACGCGACGGGCGCCCACGCCGGTGCCCTGCTCGGCGACGTCCGTCACGACCCGTTCCAGTCCGGCGGGATGGAGACGCCGTCTCACGACCGCGTCGAACCGGGTTCGATCCACAAATCGAACAAGGGCGTGCTGTTCGTCGACGAGATTAACACGCTCGACGTCCGCACCCAGCAGAAGCTGATGACGGCCATCCAGGAAGGCGAGTTCGCCATCACTGGCCAGTCCGAGCGCTCCTCGGGTGCGATGGTGCAAACCGAGCCCGTGCCCTGTGACTTCGTCATGATCGCCGCAGGGAACTTAGACGCAATGGAGAACATGCACCCCGCACTCCGCTCGCGGATCAAGGGGTACGGCTACGAGGTCTACATGGACGACACCATCGAGGACACCCCCGAGATGCGCCGGAAGTACGCCCGGTTCATCGCCCAGGAGGTCGAACGCGACGGCCGCCTGCCTCACTTCACCCGCGACGCCGTCGAGGAGGTCATCCTCGAGGCAATGCGCCGGGCCGGCCGAAAGGAGCACCTCACGCTTCTCTTCCGGAACCTCGGTGGACTCGTCCGGGTTGCCGGTGACATCGCCCGCGCGGAGGACACCGAGTTCACGACGCGTGAGCACGTCCTGCAGGCAAAGAGCCGCTCGCGCTCGATCGAACAGCAGTTGGCCGACGACTACATCGAACGCCGCAAGGACTACGAACTCCAGGTCAACAAAGGCGGCGTCGAAGGCCGCGTCAACGGGTTGGCCGTCATGGGCGAAGACTCCGGAATCATGCTCCCGGTCATGGCCGAAATCGCGCCTGCACAAGGGCAGGGCCAGGTCATCGCCACCGGTCAGCTCAAGGAGATGGCCGAAGAGTCCGTCCAGAACGTCTCGGCGATCATCAAGAAGTTCTCCGACGTGAACCTCTCGGAGAAGGACGTCCACATCCAGTTCGTCCAGGCCGGCCAACAGGGGGTCGACGGTGACTCCGCCTCCATCACGGTAGCGACGGCCGTCATCTCCGCGCTCGAGGATATCCCGGTCGACCAGTCGGTCGCGATGACTGGATCGCTCTCGGTTCGTGGAGACGTCCTCCCCGTCGGTGGGGTGACGCACAAGATCGAGGCTGCGGCGAAAGCCGGCTGTGACAAGGTCATCATCCCCAAGACCAACGAACAGGACGTGATGATCGAGGACGAGTACAAGGAGATGATCGAAATCATCCCCTGTGACAACATCAGCGAGGTACTCGAGGTCGCCCTCATCGGCGAACCCGAGAAGGACTCGCTACTCGACCGGCTCAAATTCATCACGGGCTCCGCGCTCGAGGGACAGAGCACTGTCACGGGGACGGGAACGGGTTCGAACCCGAGCCCGCAGTAA
- a CDS encoding protein translocase SEC61 complex subunit gamma — MDVPYDLTSYVRVLKMATTPTREEFMQVSKIAGAGILLVGFIGFLIGVIMMILTGGGF, encoded by the coding sequence ATGGACGTTCCCTACGATCTCACCTCGTACGTGCGGGTGCTGAAGATGGCGACGACGCCCACGCGCGAGGAGTTCATGCAAGTGTCAAAGATCGCCGGGGCGGGAATCCTGCTCGTCGGTTTCATCGGATTCCTGATCGGCGTGATCATGATGATCCTCACCGGCGGTGGATTCTGA
- a CDS encoding nicotinamide-nucleotide adenylyltransferase, with protein MRRGFYIGRFQPYHNGHHTMVERIAEDVDELVLGIGSAGDSHTTRNPFTAGERIMMLTKAVQEFDLTTYAVPIEDLERNSVWVSHVQSMSPDFDVAYSNNPLVIQLFREAGVEIRQSPMFKREVLEGRSVRERMIADEDWRSLVPDAVVEVVEETGGIERIQMVADDDSNGS; from the coding sequence ATGAGACGGGGGTTTTACATCGGTCGCTTCCAGCCGTATCACAACGGCCATCACACGATGGTCGAGCGCATCGCCGAGGACGTCGACGAACTCGTCCTCGGGATCGGGAGCGCTGGCGACTCGCATACGACCCGGAATCCGTTTACCGCGGGTGAGCGCATCATGATGCTCACCAAAGCTGTCCAGGAGTTCGACCTCACCACGTACGCCGTGCCGATCGAAGACCTCGAGCGCAACTCCGTGTGGGTCAGCCACGTCCAGAGCATGAGCCCCGACTTCGACGTGGCCTACTCGAACAACCCGCTCGTGATCCAGCTCTTTCGGGAAGCCGGCGTCGAAATACGCCAGTCGCCGATGTTCAAGCGCGAGGTGCTCGAGGGGAGGTCGGTTCGCGAGCGGATGATCGCCGACGAGGACTGGCGATCGCTGGTTCCCGACGCGGTCGTCGAGGTCGTCGAGGAGACCGGCGGCATCGAACGTATTCAGATGGTCGCTGACGACGACTCGAACGGCTCCTGA
- a CDS encoding alanyl-tRNA editing protein, with protein MSGQRAASEPYTTRFETEVTAVDGARVWLETTYFYAESGGQPADQGRIGDVPVEDVYLEDGEQVHVLSEPPSFRSGHRVLCSIDWSFRMYCMRAHTASHVLYGAGRRLFDDLGYGGFDIGEEKIRVDLETTSDIDDEALVELDELVNRAVWESRPVSWESVPVADAREREFIAFNEATEEGAFAKGRVRVVTVGSKDDNGRTTNGSSNPWDVAACGGTHVRNTREIGPVTVLDRSNPGEGLTRVEFAVGPRAIDRRAAEKRAAFTAKRTLGTDVSSIGSELAAALDRQDELRQQLRDLEATVVERSLEATAPIERENGTWLVTTVDGIEPEALGDVVRGVPATAADVIAVVGETDYPFVVVRTTGDVDAQALIDDLTVAYGGGGGGSETFAQGGGFDVAAAEIVGALESGLD; from the coding sequence ATGAGCGGGCAACGGGCGGCCTCCGAGCCGTACACGACGCGGTTTGAAACCGAGGTGACAGCGGTCGATGGAGCGCGGGTCTGGCTCGAGACGACGTACTTCTACGCCGAAAGCGGCGGACAGCCGGCCGACCAGGGGCGGATCGGTGACGTCCCCGTCGAGGACGTCTACCTCGAGGACGGCGAGCAAGTACACGTCCTCTCGGAGCCGCCGTCGTTTCGATCCGGCCACCGCGTGCTGTGTTCGATCGACTGGTCGTTCCGAATGTACTGCATGCGCGCCCATACCGCGAGCCACGTCCTCTACGGTGCCGGGCGTCGGCTCTTCGACGATCTGGGATACGGTGGGTTCGATATCGGCGAGGAGAAGATCCGCGTCGACCTCGAGACGACGAGCGACATCGACGACGAGGCGCTGGTCGAGCTCGACGAACTGGTCAACCGGGCCGTCTGGGAGTCGCGACCGGTCTCCTGGGAGTCCGTCCCGGTGGCGGACGCCCGCGAGCGCGAGTTCATTGCGTTCAACGAAGCGACCGAGGAGGGAGCGTTCGCGAAGGGACGGGTGCGCGTTGTGACGGTCGGGTCGAAGGACGACAACGGCCGAACGACCAACGGGTCGTCGAACCCGTGGGACGTCGCCGCCTGCGGGGGGACACACGTACGAAACACCCGCGAAATCGGCCCGGTGACGGTACTCGACCGCTCGAATCCCGGCGAGGGGCTCACCAGAGTCGAGTTCGCCGTCGGGCCGCGGGCGATCGACCGCCGGGCAGCCGAAAAACGGGCGGCGTTCACCGCAAAACGAACACTCGGCACCGACGTCTCCTCGATCGGCTCCGAACTGGCGGCGGCACTCGACCGCCAGGACGAACTCAGGCAACAGCTGCGCGACCTCGAGGCCACAGTCGTCGAACGCTCGCTCGAGGCCACGGCACCGATCGAGCGCGAGAATGGGACGTGGCTCGTCACCACCGTCGACGGTATCGAACCGGAAGCGCTCGGCGACGTCGTTCGTGGGGTGCCGGCGACGGCCGCGGACGTGATCGCCGTCGTCGGCGAAACCGACTATCCGTTCGTCGTCGTGCGCACGACCGGCGACGTCGATGCGCAAGCACTCATCGACGACCTGACCGTCGCGTACGGCGGCGGGGGCGGCGGCTCCGAAACGTTCGCCCAGGGCGGTGGCTTCGACGTGGCAGCCGCCGAGATTGTGGGGGCGCTCGAGTCGGGACTGGACTGA